One Chthoniobacterales bacterium genomic region harbors:
- a CDS encoding 2-oxo acid dehydrogenase subunit E2, with protein sequence MPKVPIIMPQLGESMAEATLVRVLITPGCDIEVDADVLEVETNKAVMCVAAPCTGCVAEIVAELDKSYPVGAILGYIEVTDAEAERLGISDEANPRESEPPRRPKAELESTTRVEPTVRGLPVPAHAGGASYLSPRMKARMAELGMHAADLSGIAGSGAGGRVTIDDLERFLEDIERNRITPASSMRVAVADAMRRSWTRPLATVGKPIELDKLLAHRKAQAVKPGPALYALRALAIALGENSAPAGRLIGEKIVHPRSIDIGFAVEAADGVLVPVIRNADQTSLADLVERYNRLVELARARRLPAADTGGSIATITNYGTFGLTLATPIPLPEQTVLLGMGSGVVTPKWDAQIEEFLPVTEAMFTLSFDHRVLDGGAAGRLLKRVDELLNAPEEL encoded by the coding sequence ATGCCCAAGGTTCCGATCATCATGCCCCAGCTCGGCGAGTCGATGGCCGAGGCCACCCTCGTCCGCGTGCTCATCACTCCCGGTTGCGACATCGAAGTCGACGCCGACGTCCTCGAGGTCGAGACGAACAAGGCCGTCATGTGCGTGGCCGCGCCCTGCACTGGTTGTGTCGCCGAGATCGTCGCCGAGCTCGACAAGAGCTATCCCGTCGGCGCCATTTTGGGTTACATCGAAGTGACCGACGCCGAGGCCGAGCGACTGGGCATTTCCGACGAGGCAAACCCCAGAGAATCCGAGCCTCCCCGCCGCCCGAAGGCCGAACTCGAGTCCACCACTCGCGTCGAGCCCACCGTGCGCGGCCTGCCCGTTCCCGCCCACGCCGGCGGCGCCAGCTATCTCTCGCCTCGCATGAAGGCCCGCATGGCCGAACTCGGCATGCACGCCGCCGATCTGTCCGGCATCGCCGGCAGTGGCGCCGGTGGCCGCGTGACAATCGACGATCTCGAGCGCTTCCTCGAGGACATCGAACGCAACCGCATCACGCCCGCTTCCTCGATGCGCGTGGCCGTCGCCGACGCCATGCGTCGCAGCTGGACCCGACCGCTGGCCACCGTCGGCAAGCCCATCGAGCTCGACAAGCTGCTCGCCCACCGCAAGGCCCAGGCCGTGAAACCCGGCCCCGCGCTCTACGCCCTGCGCGCGCTCGCCATCGCCCTCGGCGAGAACAGCGCCCCGGCCGGCCGGCTCATCGGCGAAAAAATCGTCCACCCCCGCTCGATCGACATCGGCTTTGCCGTGGAGGCCGCCGATGGCGTGCTCGTTCCCGTCATTCGCAATGCCGACCAGACGAGCCTCGCCGATCTCGTCGAACGCTACAATCGCCTCGTCGAACTCGCCCGCGCCCGCCGCCTGCCGGCCGCCGACACCGGCGGATCCATCGCCACGATCACGAACTACGGCACCTTCGGCCTCACGCTTGCCACGCCCATCCCGCTGCCCGAGCAGACCGTGCTCCTCGGCATGGGCTCCGGCGTCGTCACGCCCAAGTGGGATGCGCAGATCGAGGAATTCCTGCCCGTCACCGAGGCGATGTTCACGCTCAGTTTCGACCACCGCGTGCTCGACGGCGGCGCCGCCGGCCGCCTCCTCAAGCGCGTCGACGAACTGCTGAACGCGCCCGAAGAATTGTAG
- a CDS encoding transketolase C-terminal domain-containing protein translates to MSVTYLEAIKAAQDKALADDHRVFIYGQDVGNFGGAFKATEGLAQKYPGRVLDSPLSEDAIMGMAIGAAIEGARPIVEMQFADFSTCGLNQIINHAATLYYRTGVNCPIVVRLPSGGTPGGGPFHSQSMEALYAHYPGLFVVTPATVEDAYSMLLGALEIEDPVIFCEHKFLYNHLKADSLPTESLPIGKARIARPGRDATIVTHSAMLHEALAAAEEIAADGFQVEVVDLRSVKPLDTDTVLASVARTGRLLCVSEAFPWGSVCAEVIARVTAEGFGLLDAAPQRLNAKDTPIPYHPALWGTHRPTASAVASAARQLLKG, encoded by the coding sequence ATGAGCGTCACGTATCTCGAAGCCATCAAGGCGGCCCAGGACAAGGCGCTTGCCGACGACCACCGCGTGTTCATCTACGGGCAGGATGTCGGAAATTTCGGCGGCGCCTTCAAGGCAACCGAAGGACTCGCGCAGAAGTATCCCGGCCGCGTGCTCGACTCCCCGCTCAGCGAGGACGCGATCATGGGCATGGCCATCGGCGCCGCCATCGAAGGCGCCCGGCCGATCGTGGAAATGCAGTTCGCGGATTTCTCCACCTGCGGCCTCAACCAGATCATCAACCACGCCGCCACGCTCTATTACCGCACCGGCGTGAACTGCCCCATCGTCGTGCGCCTGCCCTCCGGCGGCACGCCCGGCGGCGGCCCCTTCCACAGCCAGAGCATGGAGGCGCTCTACGCCCATTATCCCGGCCTGTTCGTAGTCACTCCCGCCACCGTCGAGGATGCCTACAGCATGCTACTCGGCGCGCTCGAGATCGAGGATCCCGTGATCTTCTGCGAGCACAAGTTTCTCTATAACCACCTCAAGGCCGACAGCCTGCCGACGGAGAGCCTGCCCATCGGCAAGGCCCGCATCGCCCGCCCCGGCCGCGATGCGACCATCGTCACCCACAGCGCCATGCTCCACGAGGCGCTCGCCGCCGCGGAGGAAATCGCCGCCGACGGATTCCAGGTCGAGGTCGTCGACCTGCGCTCGGTGAAGCCTCTCGATACCGACACCGTGCTCGCATCGGTCGCCCGCACGGGCCGCCTGCTCTGCGTGAGCGAGGCATTTCCCTGGGGCAGCGTTTGCGCCGAGGTCATTGCCCGCGTGACCGCCGAAGGCTTCGGCCTGCTGGACGCCGCGCCGCAGCGCCTGAACGCCAAGGACACTCCCATTCCCTACCACCCCGCGCTTTGGGGCACCCATCGGCCCACCGCCTCGGCCGTCGCCTCCGCCGCCCGCCAATTGCTCAAAGGATAA
- a CDS encoding thiamine pyrophosphate-dependent dehydrogenase E1 component subunit alpha: protein MSEVVKARKSAGPDPGQQFVKAYRIMLSARVLEEKLAALYRAGKIKGGVFLGRGQEALSVSVGIHLHQGDIFAPLIRDQAGRMAFGDTILDTLRTYLGSSLGSMRGRDGNIHRGRPREGYYAMISHLGAMIPTVAGGLLARRFRGEHGVVGATCLGDGGTSTGAFHEGLNAAAVERLPLVVVVANNQYAYSTPNTRQFACADLVDKAIGYGVAGHKVDATDLEACLKTVGGAIAAARAGGGPQLIVGDLLRLVGHGEHDPGKYIDPKLRKQHVGRDCLEVAGAVIVEKGWATKEDLAQWRAEVKAEVNTTANRVSREPEPDPGEEDWCAVSNRELEDNFA from the coding sequence ATGTCTGAAGTCGTGAAGGCGCGCAAGAGCGCAGGGCCGGACCCGGGCCAGCAATTCGTCAAGGCCTACCGCATCATGCTGTCCGCCCGGGTGCTCGAGGAGAAACTCGCCGCACTCTACCGCGCCGGCAAAATCAAGGGCGGCGTGTTTCTCGGCCGCGGGCAGGAGGCCCTCAGCGTCTCGGTCGGCATTCACCTGCACCAGGGCGACATTTTTGCCCCGCTCATTCGCGACCAGGCCGGCCGCATGGCTTTCGGCGACACGATTCTCGACACGCTCCGCACATATCTCGGCTCCTCGCTGGGCTCCATGCGCGGCCGCGACGGCAACATCCACCGCGGTCGTCCGCGCGAGGGCTACTACGCAATGATCAGCCATCTCGGCGCGATGATTCCCACCGTGGCCGGCGGTCTGCTGGCCCGGCGTTTTCGCGGCGAACACGGCGTCGTCGGCGCGACCTGCCTCGGCGATGGCGGAACCTCTACCGGTGCCTTTCACGAGGGCCTGAACGCCGCCGCCGTCGAAAGACTCCCCCTCGTCGTCGTCGTCGCAAACAACCAATACGCCTACTCGACGCCAAACACCCGGCAGTTTGCCTGCGCCGATCTCGTCGACAAGGCCATCGGCTACGGCGTCGCCGGGCACAAGGTCGATGCCACCGATCTCGAGGCCTGCCTGAAAACCGTCGGCGGCGCGATTGCCGCAGCCCGCGCGGGTGGCGGTCCGCAGTTGATCGTCGGCGATCTGCTCCGCCTCGTCGGCCACGGCGAGCACGATCCCGGCAAATACATCGACCCGAAACTCCGGAAACAGCACGTCGGCCGCGACTGCCTCGAGGTGGCCGGTGCCGTGATCGTCGAGAAAGGCTGGGCCACGAAGGAAGATCTCGCGCAATGGCGCGCCGAGGTGAAAGCCGAGGTCAACACCACCGCCAATCGCGTCTCGCGCGAACCCGAGCCCGACCCGGGCGAGGAGGATTGGTGCGCCGTTTCCAATCGCGAGCTCGAAGACAATTTCGCATGA
- a CDS encoding CTP synthase — translation MKHIFVTGGVVSSLGKGLAAASLGTLLEHRGLKVILQKLDPYLNVDPGTMSPYQHGEVYVLSDGAETDLDLGHYERFTNTVLTKANNVTSGQIYETVLANERRGDYLGKTVQVIPHVTNEIKARIREIGKLSNADICITEIGGTTGDIEGLPFLEAIRQFILEAGLGNTLLMHVTLVPFIKAAGELKTKPTQQSVAKLREIGLQPQVLICRTELPLDDDVRNKLSLYCNVPVEAVIEGLDVENTIYEAPLMFQEEGLDTIVCRHLGLETPEPDLSGWIRYVERVVSPKKRVRVAVVGKYIELQDAYKSIYESLTHAGAAHDCGIDLVLVDAEDLEKEGADKYLRGVAGVLVPGGFGDRGIEGKVEAARFARESRTPFLGLCLGMQIATIEFARNVSALQGANSTEFDPDCKHPVICILEEQKGVTEKGASMRLGTCPTVIAEGTLARQVYGRAEILERHRHRYEFNQTYREQMEKDGFVISGSSPDGTLAELIELKSHPWFLACQFHPEFQSKPNAPHPLFKGFIAACLANES, via the coding sequence ATGAAGCACATTTTCGTCACGGGCGGCGTCGTCAGTTCCCTCGGAAAGGGACTCGCGGCCGCCTCGCTCGGCACCCTGCTCGAGCACCGCGGTCTCAAGGTCATCCTCCAAAAGCTTGACCCCTACCTGAACGTCGATCCGGGCACGATGAGCCCCTACCAGCACGGCGAGGTTTACGTGCTGAGCGACGGCGCCGAGACCGATCTCGACCTCGGCCACTACGAGCGTTTCACGAACACCGTCCTCACGAAGGCCAACAACGTGACGAGCGGCCAGATCTACGAGACGGTCCTCGCGAACGAACGCCGCGGCGACTACCTCGGGAAGACCGTGCAGGTCATCCCGCACGTCACGAACGAGATCAAGGCCCGCATTCGCGAGATCGGCAAGCTGTCCAACGCCGACATCTGCATCACGGAAATCGGCGGCACCACTGGCGACATCGAAGGCCTGCCGTTCCTCGAGGCCATCCGCCAGTTCATCCTCGAGGCCGGCCTTGGAAACACGCTCCTCATGCACGTCACGCTCGTGCCCTTCATCAAGGCCGCGGGCGAGCTGAAGACGAAGCCCACGCAGCAGAGCGTCGCCAAGCTGCGCGAGATCGGTCTCCAGCCGCAGGTCCTCATCTGCCGCACGGAACTTCCGCTCGACGACGATGTTCGCAACAAGCTCTCGCTCTACTGCAACGTGCCCGTGGAGGCCGTCATCGAGGGCCTCGATGTGGAGAACACGATTTACGAGGCGCCGCTCATGTTCCAGGAGGAAGGCCTCGACACCATCGTCTGCCGCCACCTCGGCCTTGAAACGCCCGAGCCTGACCTCTCCGGCTGGATTCGTTACGTCGAACGCGTCGTCAGCCCCAAGAAGCGCGTGCGCGTCGCTGTCGTCGGCAAATACATCGAGCTGCAGGACGCCTACAAATCCATTTACGAATCGCTCACCCACGCCGGTGCGGCGCACGATTGCGGCATCGATCTCGTGCTCGTCGATGCGGAGGATCTCGAGAAGGAAGGCGCCGATAAATATCTCCGCGGCGTGGCCGGCGTGCTCGTTCCTGGCGGCTTCGGCGATCGCGGAATCGAGGGCAAGGTCGAGGCGGCGCGATTCGCCCGCGAGTCGCGCACCCCGTTCCTCGGCCTCTGCCTCGGCATGCAGATCGCCACGATCGAGTTCGCCCGCAACGTCAGCGCCCTTCAGGGCGCGAACAGCACGGAATTCGATCCCGACTGCAAACACCCGGTCATCTGCATTCTCGAGGAGCAGAAAGGCGTCACCGAAAAGGGCGCGTCGATGCGCCTCGGCACCTGCCCGACCGTCATCGCCGAGGGAACGCTCGCCCGCCAGGTCTACGGCCGCGCCGAGATTCTCGAGCGCCACCGCCACCGCTACGAGTTCAACCAGACCTATCGCGAGCAGATGGAGAAGGACGGCTTCGTCATTTCCGGCTCCTCCCCCGATGGCACGCTGGCGGAATTGATCGAGTTGAAGAGCCACCCGTGGTTTCTTGCCTGCCAGTTCCATCCGGAATTCCAGTCGAAACCGAACGCGCCGCACCCGCTCTTCAAGGGCTTCATCGCCGCCTGCCTCGCCAACGAAAGTTGA